One segment of Panicum virgatum strain AP13 chromosome 1K, P.virgatum_v5, whole genome shotgun sequence DNA contains the following:
- the LOC120651246 gene encoding replication protein A 70 kDa DNA-binding subunit B-like translates to MSRFRVCNAKNYCKSLPGPYMLEITCHTRINLARETATFPEYVYFLTPFDEIPGYIGDKKKFHDVLGFLVQINEPEWVHFANQATPALRRDIVIRDDKHVEVKVSIWGRRVRDFLPTDMAIESNNNPIILLLTGCLVKLYQGQPYLSGSSACHWYFNPNIPEAEVLLRSLHGSDIAIRRVGTPLVDATQPAPRPVAQSMTLQEMQEIDPYEFPEKGCTCTVTISRLIDDRTWWFPSCNLCNRSCKADGADYTCYECGTTNKYTYKYKLCFIATDGTDEAEMICFSEIGRRIVGKSVETVMRAPRGRDGLPMDIAAIVSSKFTFAVTMSEKSFRNPKKTYQITAIITAFGKQKNIPYHLPNQIQSSQTEIAGSSSCANTPSKLLPINEVYLQTPPSKEVSRTLASPNPEDEAHEKTKRKLLLEEINLEEDTNADTAAQNLSPNTNNSEDVVHAGVKRGATESEPLTVPKATSSKGLRSHKK, encoded by the exons ATGAGCAGATTCAGAGTTTGCAATGCCAAGAATTATTGCAAGTCTTTACCAGGCCCTTACATGTTGGAGATTACATGCCACACTCGGATTAATTTAGCACGTGAAACAGCAACATTTCCGGAGTATGTTTACTTCTTAACACCTTTTGATGAGATTCCAGGATATATTGGAGACAAGAAAAAATTTCATG ATGTACTTGGCTTCCTTGTACAAATCAATGAACCAGAATGGGTTCATTTTGCTAACCAAGCAACGCCTGCATTGCGAAGGGACATAGTCATTAGAGATGACAA GCATGTGGAAGTAAAAGTATCTATATGGGGTCGTCGTGTTAGAGATTTCTTGCCCACTGATATGGCAATAGAATCTAACAATAATCCCATTATTCTGCTTCTAACTGGATGTTTAGTCAAATTATACCAAG GCCAACCTTACCTGAGTGGAAGTTCTGCATGCCATTGGTATTTTAATCCAAATATACCTGAGGCAGAAGTTCTACTCAGATC CTTGCATGGAAGTGACATAGCAATAAGACGTGTTGGTACTCCTCTTGTTGATGCAACTCAACCAGCGCCTAGACCTGTTGCGCAGAGTATGACTTTACAAGAAATGCAGGAGATCGATCCATATGAATTTCCA GAAAAAGGTTGCACATGTACTGTCACAATCTCAAGGTTGATTGACGATCGAACATGGTGGTTTCCTTCGTGCAACTTGTGCAACAGATCTTGCAAAGCTGATGGTGCAGACTATACATGTTATGAATGTGGCACAACTAACAAATATACATACAA GTACAAACTATGTTTCATTGCCACTGATGGGACTGATGAAGCTGAAATGATATGTTTTAGTGAGATTGGCCGTCGAATTGTCGGTAAATCTGTTGAAACTGTCATGAGAGCCCCTAGAGGTCGTGATGGACTTCCTATGGATATTGCAGCTATAGTTTCTTCAAAGTTCACTTTCGCTGTAACCATGAGTGAAAAaagctttaggaacccaaaGAAAACATATCAGATTACAGCAATAATTACAGCATTTGGGAAACAAAAGAATATTCCATACCATTTGCCAAATCAGATTCAGAGCAGTCAAACTGAAATAGCAGGCTCCTCAAGTTGTGCTAATACACCATCTAAACTTCTGCCCATTAATGAAGTTTACCTGCAGACGCCTCCTTCAAAGGAAGTTAGCCGCACACTTGCAAG TCCGAATCCCGAAGATGAAGCTCACGAAAAGACAAAGAGAAAATTACTTCTGGAAGAAATAAATTTG GAAGAAGACACAAATGCAGATACAGCTGCACAAAACTTATCACCCAATACCAATAACTCTGAAGATGTTGTTCATGCTGGTGTTAAAAG AGGAGCTACAGAATCAGAACCACTTACTGTCCCAAAAGCTACATCCTCCAAGGGATTACGAAGCCATAAGAAATAA